One stretch of Camelus bactrianus isolate YW-2024 breed Bactrian camel chromosome 19, ASM4877302v1, whole genome shotgun sequence DNA includes these proteins:
- the BPIFB4 gene encoding BPI fold-containing family B member 4: MWTAWCVAALSVAAVCGIRQETNTVLRVTKDVLSNAISGTLQQSDALRSAMREVPLGVGGVPYNDFHVREPPPKYTNGKQLGGNYKYGRIEANDNTAQLGGKYRYGEILESDGSTRDLRNSNYRHAENAYGSHRDHRRYRSAEGVATVGRLHRGELQPGEIPPGVATGALGPGGLLGTGGMLAADGILAGQGGLLGGGGLLGDGGLLGGGGVLGVLGEGGILSTVQGITGLRIVELTLPRVSVRLLPGVGVYVSLYTRVAINGKSLIGFLDIAVEVNITAKVRLTMDRTGYPRLVIERCDTLLGGIKVKLLRGLLPNLVDNLVNRVLANVLPDLLCPIVDVVLGLVNDQLGLVDSLIPLGILGSVQYTFSSLPLVTGEFLELDLNTLVGEAGGDLIDYPLGRPAVAPRQMPELPPMGDNTNSQLAISANFLGSVLTLLQKQRALDIDITDGMFEELPPLTTSTLGALIPKVFQQYPESRPLTIRIQVPNPPSVTLQKDKALVKVFATAEIMVSQPNDVETTICLLDVDTDLLAMFSVENDKLMIDAKLDKTSLNLRTSNVGNFDVGLMEVLVGKIFDLAFMPAMNAVLGSGVPLPKILNIDFSNADIDVLEDLLVLSA; the protein is encoded by the exons ATGTGGACGGCATGGTGTGTGGCTGCTCTGTCCGTGGCAGCGGTGTGTGGCATCCGCCAAGAGACAAACACTGTCCTCAGGGTTACCAAGGATGTGCTGAGCAATG CCATCTCGGGCACCCTGCAGCAAAGTGATGCTCTCCGCTCGGCCATGAGAGAGGTGCCCTTGG GTGTCGGTGGCGTTCCCTACAATGACTTCCATGTCCGAGAACCACCCCCAAAGTATACCAATGGCAAGCAGCTTGGTGGTAATTACAAGTATGGTCGCATTGAGGCTAACGACAACACCGCTCAGCTGGGGGGCAAATACCGATACGGGGAGATCCTTGAGTCTGATGGAAGCACCAGGGACCTCCGAAACAGCAACTACCGCCATGCTGAGAATGCATATGGCAGCCACAGGGACCACAGGCGGTACAGGTCAGCTGAAGGTGTGGCAACCGTGGGCAGACTTCACCGAGGGGAGCTGCAGCCAGGAGAGATCCCACCCGGTGTAGCCACTGGGGCACTGGGCCCAGGTGGTTTGCTGGGCACTGGGGGCATGCTGGCAGCTGATGGCATCCTAGCGGGCCAAGGTGGTCTGCTCGGCGGAGGTGGTCTCCTTGGTGACGGAGGACTTCTCGGAGGAGGAGGTGTCCTGGGCGTGCTCGGCGAGGGCGGCATCCTCAGCACCGTGCAGGGCATCACGGG GCTGCGCATCGTGGAGCTGACCCTCCCTCGGGTGTCCGTGCGCCTCCTGCCTGGTGTGGGCGTCTACGTGAGCTTGTACACCCGCGTGGCCATCAACGGGAAGAG TCTTATCGGCTTCCTGGACATCGCAGTGGAGGTGAACATCACAGCGAAGGTCCGGCTGACCATGGACCGCACGGGTTACCCACGGCTGGTCATCGAGCGATGTGACACGCTCCTCGGGGGCATCAAAGTCAAGCTGCTGCGAGG GCTCCTCCCCAACCTCGTGGACAACTTAGTGAACCGAGTCCTGGCCAATGTCCTCCCGGACTTG CTCTGCCCCATTGTGGACGTGGTGCTGGGTCTTGTCAACGACCAGCTGGGTCTCGTGGACT CTCTGATTCCTCTGGGGATATTAGGAAGCGTCCAGTATACCTTCTCCAGCCTCCCGCTTGTGACTGGGGAATTCCTGGAGCTGGACCTCAAT ACCCTGGTTGGGGAGGCCGGAGGAGATCTCATTGACTATCCCCTGGGGCGGCCAGCCGTGGCCCCCAGGCAAATGCCAGAATTGCCCCCCATGGGTGACAACACCAACTCCCAACTGGCCATTTCTGCCAACTTTCTGGGCTCAGTGCTGACTCTCCTGCAGAAGCAAAGGGCACTGGATATTGACATCACCGACGGCATG TTTGAAGAGCTTCCTCCACTCACCACGTCCACACTGGGAGCCCTGATTCCCAAG GTGTTCCAGCAGTATCCCGAGTCCCGCCCCCTCACTATCAGGATCCAGGTGCCCAACCCACCTTCAGTGACGCTGCAGAAGGACAAGGCgctggtgaaggtgtttgccactGCCGAGATCATGGTCTCCCAGCCCAATGACGTCGAGACCACCATCTGCCTCCTCGATGTG GACACAGACCTCTTGGCCATGTTTTCCGTGGAGAACGATAAGCTCATGATCGACGCCAAGCTGGACAA GACCAGCCTTAACCTCAGAACCTCAAACGTGGGCAATTTTGAT GTTGGCCTCATGGAGGTGCTGGTTGGGAAGATTTTCGATCTGGCATTCATGCCCGCGATGAACG CCGTGCTGGGCTCTGGCGTCCCTCTCCCCAAAATCCTCAACATCGACTTCAGCAATGCAGACATCGACGTCTTAGAG GACCTTCTGGTGCTGAGCGCCTGA